A stretch of DNA from Hydra vulgaris chromosome 03, alternate assembly HydraT2T_AEP:
ccatATACGtagcaaaaaattttcttaagcCTCGTTTTTAATGGTGagtgtttaataaattatttaataaccagtgattaaaaataatcctatagtaaaattatgtaagatttttttataactttctaagtctttttaattagatataatTAAGCACCTTATGGACAAGAAGAATTCTTATGATAGCAACCTTGGGTTGTTATTATATCATTAATCTCAATaatctttatgtaaaaaaataaaattacaaaaataatagtttttgatAAGATAAAATAGGTTTGCGGCCAATATCTACATGCAATGCTAAATTTAGTCCCCTCCTCGCCTTGAATTAACCTATTAATCTATTAAAAGAATGCccttaaataatgcaaaatgtATGTGCGATGTtactacttttttataaattcatatttCACAACTTAAATACAATTTCCTTAAAATAATTGCCAATAACTATCGCTTCCTATTACACAAAACCTTAGTGGCATATCATTAAAAACTCGACATGGTTTAAGTTGTTAGATACACAAGCATATATGTAAGCAAGTTTGTTATTAgaggtaaataatttttaattccaAAGTGTGCGATAATATCAATCTTGGGCTTGGCAGTAAGCATTTAAATAGCCTGGTTGAACCAATATTATagctaatgaaaaaatattcacCTAATGCTAGTTTAATTAATtctgattttttctaaaacataatTGACCATTAATTATGCCATTTCTGATAAGTTATAGTGATTGATAACATTTTATCAAATTAGAAGTGTGAACCTTTTAAGAGTTAGTTTTATAAATCATCAGCATTAAAATTAAAGGTAAAACAACCATTAGAAGATAAAAACAATCAGgaagttaaatatttgataaaaataaaaacgtggAATAACTTGGtagttattttaacattttattaggtttgtaaataatataaataaatgtgtaTAAACTGTTCACGATCGCGcacattattttttacagaaaaagatatttatttgattttcgaatatatacattaaatgtGTAATtcataaaatagatttttataataacttgcgCATAAACATATTagtagtaaaaagtaaaaattatcatttaattaCAAAACAAGTCGTATATAAAAACTCAAATGACAATTCTAACACgaataactaattataaattagtttacatatattgttaaaaaaaaataaaaatgttcgcGATCGcgaacaaatattatattatggaTGAGTTGGGAATAAAAGTTTACGTTAGATGTTCGCGACCGCGAACATCTATTGTAATATACTCAATAATTcttgttttaatgttttcttatCTTCTTTTGAAAGTTTACTTAATGCATTTGTATCAATACAGATTTGACCGTTACTCAGAACAACTTTCaatgaaacttttcttttaactcTTTTGGAAGCTTCTTTAGCAGGGTAGTTGGCATTTTCTAATAAACCAAGCATTTGTGATAAATCAGATTCTTCTAAAACTTCCCTGAACAAATctctattaataatattttcttttaaaataagatcttttaaattttctggTGAGGTTAGCAATTTCATTGTTTCTGAAACAGATGATCTTGATAAGCCTAATTTCTTAGCAATTTCATTTGGATTTGCACAAATTTCTTCGTCTAATAATTGTTGATAGGCTTGAGCTAATTTTAGAGGATGTAAATCCTTACGTTGTACATTTTCAATCAATGCTATTTCAATAGCTGCTTTTTTATCATGTATAATAATGCAAGGAACGGCTTTTAAACCAGCCATAATGGCTGCCTTTAGTCTTCTTTCTTCACTTGCTATTTCGTATGTTCCATCATTATCTTCTTTAGAAATTATCGTTAGAGGTTGCCTAACTTCATGAGACTTTATTGTCTCAGCCATTTGCTGCAAATCATCTTAATCAAAATTTTGTCAAGCTTGTTTATGAAATGGTGCTAATTTATCGACATTGATATTATAGTATTTACCTCTATATTTATCAGTAAATACACTAGGGTGTGACTTGTCTTTGctttttacttcaatattaGAAGGAGTGCGTATTTTAGCATTTTCAATTCTAATTTATACCTACTTTGCATTTTGCTCTAATTTAACTGTGgatttttgcaatatttcaTTAGCTAAATCTTTTATGTCTTCTAATGCCATTgattttatggaacaaaattcaTGAATTGGATTTTTTCTTTGAGCTGATCTATTAATATCTTCACATTTTCTCACAAGAGAATCCATTACAGCTTCTTTATAATCATGACGTAAAAAACCCAGCGCTTCTTGAGAAGTTACTGTTTTTGAttcatatttatttgttataatacaAAAACCTACATCTTGTTCAGTTTCATcagaaaaattttcaatttcttgAACAAGCATAGATAAACCTTCTAAGCTGTAAGGCTGTGTTTCACAcactatatttaatatatctgCTGCGTACGTTGCACTATGGTTTAAAATACTGATAGTTGGGTTGGtatctaataatatataatcataaattTTAGTCGAAGGCtctaaagttttgtttaataatcTTTCTCGAATTGATCTTTATGCAAGTGGAATCTCAACTTTTGTCATGGATAAATTAGATGGAATAGCATCTAATCCAGGATAAACCTCTTGTATTGTATTTTGAATAGAAACTGAGTTAATTAGCACATCAAAAAAGGTTAAATCCTCTGAATATTCATTAAAGCCTAAGGATGAAGATAAATGTGACTGAGGATCACAATCAATCGCTAAAACCTTAAAACCAAGTAATGAAAGATGTACATCTATTTGGTGACAAAGGCTTGTTTTACCAGTATTacctttaaaattgaaaaaaacttgaaccTTTTTGCTTACTCCTAGCTAATCTgcaacaaaatgttttgttactTTTCTAGCTTCTTCATAGgaatatttcttttgtctattCCCAAATTCAGCTATATAAGGTatctttttttcattcatatacCTTGAAATAGTAGAAGTAGTCTGCCCCGAAAGAAAGCAAATTATCCTTTggttaaaattgattttatctaaaatttttctcataaaattattttttaatattaattatttttattaattatatgcaCAAAAAATAAGCAAgtaaagattatttattaaaatggcTTTTAGTCTTCTCCGTTTGGCGAGCGCTATCGCGCTCATGCATTTTTGCGCTCGCCCACACGCCCGCCAATACTTTGGTCAGTGCTTTTTTTAGTGCTCGCCAATAATTTTCAGGCGTGTTTTTATATTGCAACAAATCTTTTCTTTGTCAAAtacttttatgatttatttacgtgtctgaaaaatatttttttgcataagtTTTTGCTAAGTAGAACTATTCAAATTAATAGTGCAATGTCATCTTATAGCGTTTTCCTTGATGGAATTTTAGTAATAAAcgtaataaaagatatttttgacatTCCTTTAAACCAATCAGAAGATTTTACTAACACGTGTAAACTATTAGAAAAAGAGAACACTTTAATGTATAAACACgcattaaaaatggaaaaactaAAATGGCAACAATAGGAAATACAAAGATTAAGCTAAGCGTATTTAATAAGTGGGATTTCAAAGATATGTTTGGCTGGAAAAGTGTTAATGAAGACGGAATCGGTTACATTAATTTCATTTGGTGTAAAATTTGTGCTAATCACTCAAGTAGATCTATGAAACCACGCGAAATAAGAGGAGCGACAAAACTTTCTTCTGATAATTTTACAAATGGACCCAACTTTATAACTAAACATACGGTATAATTCACATGCTTTTACTATTATCACATTTACCCTAGGCTTTGATAAtccttaaatacatttaaaggTTCTACTTAGCATTAATTTCTTATCTCTATCTAGATTATCtagattattttttgaactCGACCGCCGTGGTGAACAGACGTAATTCTAACAgctcaaaaaagaaagaaaaaaaaaattaaaaatggcgaTTACTTTATCCGAAATAAAAGATATGTTCATTCAgcacaaaaaagaaatacaaacattatttaaagaacaagaaaaagtaTTTGTGGACTTACTTAgcgataatttaaaaa
This window harbors:
- the LOC136078551 gene encoding nucleoid occlusion protein-like is translated as MAETIKSHEVRQPLTIISKEDNDGTYEIASEERRLKAAIMAGLKAVPCIIIHDKKAAIEIALIENVQRKDLHPLKLAQAYQQLLDEEICANPNEIAKKLGLSRSSVSETMKLLTSPENLKDLILKENIINRDLFREVLEESDLSQMLGLLENANYPAKEASKRVKRKVSLKVVLSNGQICIDTNALSKLSKEDKKTLKQELLSILQ